In Spirochaeta thermophila DSM 6578, the following proteins share a genomic window:
- a CDS encoding IS256 family transposase encodes MKRGNTRALTETQYTLSALMKQVEAQLREEVRHTYKTYLEHLLETLREEAVGRPRYARGEAEKAPYYRYGYRKWKTVQTPWGPIEDVRVPRIRTGGGKEVKLVAYEQRLVALAEQLLLGYVGGMSARTWAILLRELGIGEAHPQTLLRLIKRLREEKEQWRRRSLRGVKALVLDGVWAKRRGRGQKKLVVLSAVGVKEDGSHELLDWVVAEQEDQASYERLLTRLYERGLHEVELVVADEAEGIRQAVETVYPEAKKQVCLWHLQGTLEQKLLQDMGERKGKNADLQKERRAFRAEYWKLFEAGGKEDAARALEAFVKKWAAKAPRMTASLLWRKDRLFSYLELPYEWKEKVRTSNLAENMFRHMRSFLRRYPGYMSHAHADEVVGLYVVGMQVIQEVGRRTPYQLQLNFNTPP; translated from the coding sequence ATGAAGCGTGGTAACACACGCGCATTGACTGAAACACAGTATACCCTCTCTGCTCTGATGAAGCAAGTAGAGGCCCAACTCCGGGAGGAGGTGCGCCACACCTACAAGACGTACCTGGAACACCTCCTTGAGACGCTGAGAGAGGAGGCAGTAGGACGACCACGATATGCACGAGGGGAGGCTGAGAAGGCACCGTACTACCGGTACGGCTACAGAAAGTGGAAGACCGTGCAGACCCCCTGGGGGCCGATCGAGGATGTACGCGTGCCCCGCATCCGCACCGGCGGGGGGAAGGAGGTGAAGCTGGTCGCCTATGAGCAGAGGCTCGTGGCCCTCGCCGAGCAGCTCCTTCTCGGGTATGTGGGAGGGATGAGCGCGCGGACGTGGGCCATCCTGTTACGGGAGCTGGGGATAGGCGAGGCTCACCCGCAGACACTCCTGCGGCTCATAAAGCGTCTTCGTGAGGAGAAGGAGCAGTGGCGGAGGAGGTCCCTTAGAGGAGTGAAGGCCCTTGTGCTGGATGGAGTGTGGGCAAAGAGGCGTGGGAGGGGTCAGAAGAAGCTGGTTGTCCTGAGTGCCGTGGGGGTGAAGGAGGACGGATCTCATGAGCTCCTCGACTGGGTCGTTGCGGAGCAGGAGGACCAGGCGAGCTACGAGCGACTCCTTACCAGGCTCTATGAGCGAGGGCTTCATGAGGTGGAGCTGGTGGTGGCCGATGAGGCTGAGGGGATCCGGCAGGCCGTGGAGACGGTGTATCCTGAGGCGAAGAAGCAGGTATGCCTCTGGCACCTGCAGGGTACGCTTGAGCAGAAGCTCCTGCAGGACATGGGGGAACGGAAGGGGAAGAACGCAGACCTCCAGAAGGAGAGGCGAGCTTTTCGAGCGGAGTACTGGAAGCTCTTTGAGGCAGGAGGGAAGGAGGACGCAGCACGTGCGTTGGAGGCATTCGTGAAGAAGTGGGCGGCGAAGGCTCCCCGGATGACGGCCTCCCTCCTGTGGCGGAAGGACCGGCTTTTCTCCTATCTGGAGTTACCCTATGAGTGGAAGGAGAAGGTGAGGACGAGCAACCTTGCGGAGAACATGTTTCGGCACATGAGAAGCTTTCTACGGAGGTATCCTGGGTATATGAGCCATGCCCATGCAGATGAGGTGGTAGGCCTCTACGTGGTGGGCATGCAGGTGATACAAGAGGTGGGGAGACGCACCCCTTATCAGCTCCAGCTCAATTTCAACACTCCCCCTTGA
- a CDS encoding glycoside hydrolase family 43 protein, which produces MWRDTLSPSLHSARKRENISSATRSKPMKNTQHHLPAILGTLLILFLSYSTGCRILPEGEVDPTPWDNPIIRDIYSADPAALVHGDTLYLYVGHDEAPEGATTYVMNDWYCYSTKDMIHWTNHGPVLSVRDFAWADGNAWAGQVVHRNGKFYYYVSVAQASTGGMAIGVAVSDSPTGPFTDALGRALITSSMTKFSGQPRWSWDDIDPTVLIDDDGQAYLYFGNTYPKYVKLNEDMISFDEETGIQPLLLPFVAGLPFTEALWIHKYKGKYYLSWAAGWEEQLVYATSDHPTGPWKPGGKLMTHAENCNTSHHAIVEFKGKWYIFYHNGTLPGGGSYRRSVCAEYLTYDEEGNIPLISPSP; this is translated from the coding sequence ATGTGGAGAGACACACTCTCACCTTCACTGCATTCTGCCCGGAAACGGGAGAATATTTCTTCGGCAACAAGGAGTAAGCCTATGAAAAACACTCAGCATCATCTACCTGCTATTCTGGGGACGCTCTTGATCCTTTTTCTCTCCTATTCCACAGGGTGTCGAATCCTACCGGAAGGCGAGGTGGACCCTACCCCCTGGGACAACCCCATCATACGAGACATCTATTCAGCGGATCCTGCAGCACTTGTCCATGGAGATACACTCTATCTTTACGTAGGGCATGATGAGGCCCCAGAAGGTGCAACCACGTATGTGATGAACGACTGGTACTGCTATTCCACGAAAGACATGATCCACTGGACCAATCACGGTCCGGTGCTCTCCGTCAGGGATTTCGCATGGGCAGATGGGAATGCCTGGGCGGGACAGGTGGTACACCGGAACGGCAAATTCTACTACTATGTGAGTGTGGCCCAGGCCTCCACAGGGGGTATGGCGATAGGGGTAGCGGTTTCGGACAGTCCGACCGGTCCCTTCACGGACGCCCTGGGAAGGGCGCTCATCACCTCCAGCATGACGAAGTTCTCCGGGCAACCGAGATGGAGCTGGGACGACATCGACCCCACTGTGCTCATCGATGACGACGGTCAGGCATACTTGTACTTCGGCAACACCTACCCCAAGTATGTGAAACTCAATGAAGACATGATCAGCTTCGACGAAGAGACGGGGATACAACCTCTTCTTCTCCCCTTCGTGGCAGGACTCCCCTTTACAGAGGCCCTGTGGATTCACAAATACAAAGGCAAGTACTACCTCTCGTGGGCTGCCGGATGGGAGGAACAGCTGGTGTACGCCACGAGTGACCATCCGACCGGCCCATGGAAACCTGGAGGGAAACTGATGACCCATGCGGAAAATTGCAATACGAGTCACCATGCGATCGTCGAGTTCAAGGGGAAGTGGTACATCTTCTATCACAACGGTACGCTTCCAGGCGGAGGATCCTACCGGAGATCAGTGTGCGCCGAATATCTCACCTACGACGAGGAGGGGAACATACCTCTTATCTCGCCCTCACCTTGA
- a CDS encoding LamG domain-containing protein: MNSSSVTKVVGRVLVLILTLAGCASMEKKGAPLTVDFDLHARAIYTMDHIEGDTLKDDSGNGLDALIRGKPATTEGKFGKALVFDGTQTYIELKPDVLEGKEWSFLAWVNAEAWPPWARIFDFGDGATADMWFGFSGVEGVMRCDIFHPSGSVKLLGPALPTGEWVHLAITVNGREMVMYIDGKRVASGYTGLLPSHVEKKGLYIGASNWPDPLFVGKMDEILIADAAYTDQQIKAIMQSGIPVR; this comes from the coding sequence ATGAATAGTTCGAGCGTAACCAAAGTGGTGGGGAGAGTACTCGTCCTCATCCTCACTCTTGCGGGATGTGCCTCGATGGAAAAGAAAGGAGCACCCCTTACGGTGGATTTCGACCTCCATGCGAGGGCTATCTACACCATGGACCATATCGAGGGAGATACCCTGAAAGACGATTCAGGGAACGGACTGGACGCGCTCATCAGGGGTAAACCGGCGACCACCGAAGGAAAGTTCGGGAAAGCGCTCGTATTCGATGGGACCCAGACGTATATCGAACTCAAACCCGATGTCCTGGAGGGTAAAGAGTGGTCATTCCTCGCCTGGGTGAATGCCGAGGCATGGCCTCCCTGGGCCAGGATATTCGATTTCGGTGACGGCGCCACCGCCGACATGTGGTTCGGGTTCAGCGGCGTGGAAGGTGTGATGAGGTGTGACATCTTTCATCCATCTGGTAGCGTGAAACTGCTCGGACCTGCCCTTCCTACGGGTGAATGGGTACACCTGGCCATCACAGTGAACGGGAGAGAGATGGTCATGTACATCGACGGTAAGCGCGTGGCATCCGGTTATACGGGACTCCTTCCTTCTCATGTAGAAAAGAAGGGACTCTACATAGGTGCGAGCAACTGGCCCGATCCGCTCTTCGTGGGAAAGATGGACGAGATCCTCATCGCCGACGCGGCATACACGGACCAACAGATCAAGGCCATCATGCAGTCGGGTATCCCTGTACGATAA
- a CDS encoding LamG domain-containing protein, with product MKGVMKSAFIPVIATMILACGEPTIGREEVEASQDNPVTTTPLDLTNSTAVVVLQFENTLEDDSGNSNDATIGGSSPSSYSFITGYRNTSLYLENPDNTLGYVYLTLPDNLVGKSFTISYWAKVITWNTSWGAIAHMIFKDSGGTWEGFVSHGSNSDTSFYARNRSDLANDWGDIFTTLPSAGEWFHVTETMDSSGVATLYINGEEQGTYDTAYEDFTAATVSIMFGQDTWQAQGAILDDVVIYDRALSASEVSDLYAGILP from the coding sequence ATGAAAGGAGTGATGAAAAGCGCGTTCATTCCTGTCATCGCGACCATGATACTGGCCTGCGGTGAGCCAACCATCGGGAGGGAAGAGGTGGAAGCCTCTCAAGACAATCCAGTCACAACCACACCTCTCGATCTCACCAATTCCACAGCAGTGGTGGTACTACAATTCGAGAACACTCTCGAGGATGATTCGGGAAACAGTAACGACGCCACCATAGGTGGAAGCTCTCCTTCCTCATACTCGTTCATCACAGGCTATAGAAACACATCCCTCTATCTGGAGAACCCCGACAACACCCTGGGCTATGTGTATCTCACTCTCCCCGACAACCTGGTAGGCAAGAGCTTCACCATTTCCTACTGGGCCAAGGTGATCACCTGGAATACGAGCTGGGGAGCCATCGCTCACATGATATTCAAGGACAGCGGGGGCACGTGGGAAGGGTTTGTGAGTCATGGCAGCAACTCTGATACGAGTTTCTACGCCCGAAACCGCAGCGATCTGGCTAACGACTGGGGTGACATATTCACGACCCTCCCATCGGCCGGGGAATGGTTCCATGTCACGGAGACCATGGATTCTTCTGGTGTCGCGACACTCTACATCAACGGTGAAGAGCAAGGCACCTACGATACCGCATATGAGGACTTCACCGCCGCCACTGTATCCATCATGTTCGGACAGGATACCTGGCAGGCTCAGGGAGCGATCCTCGATGACGTAGTGATCTACGACAGGGCCCTCAGCGCCTCGGAGGTGAGCGACCTCTATGCAGGAATCCTGCCTTGA
- a CDS encoding alpha-N-arabinofuranosidase, whose product MNRVIVYPEPSWKIPREIYGHFSEHLGRCIYEGIWVGEDSPIPNIRGYRKDVVEALRRIRIPVLRWPGGCFADEYHWKDGVGPRENRPRRINTHWGRVIETNHFGTHEFLDLCELLGCEPYVAANVGSGTVQEMGEWIEYMTFGGDSEMAEWRRKNGREKPWRLPYLGIGNETWGCGGNMRPEFYADLYRRYRTYVRDYGEEPIYKIASGANVDDYRWTEVLMREAGHLMDGLSLHYYTVPGTWEEKGAATGFPEEEWFETLKKALFMETLIVRHGTIMDRYDPERRVGLIVDEWGTWYRVEDGTHPAFLYQQNTIRDALVAGIHLNVFNRHAYRVRMANLAQLANVLQALFLTEGEKVVYTPTYHVFDLYAPHQEGEHLPLRYEGDEYRMGKEAIPLVSASASRKKGRIHLTLCNLHHEKQVELTCEFMGTSVAYREGHILTADTLDAHNTFEDPDRVVPRPFDGGVVSKEGVVRTALPPRSVVALNFSSGEKGA is encoded by the coding sequence ATGAATAGAGTCATAGTGTATCCAGAGCCATCGTGGAAGATCCCGCGAGAGATCTATGGGCACTTCTCAGAACATCTCGGACGGTGTATCTACGAAGGGATATGGGTGGGGGAGGATTCTCCCATACCCAACATCAGAGGGTACCGAAAGGATGTGGTGGAGGCCCTGCGAAGGATAAGGATTCCCGTGCTCCGGTGGCCCGGTGGATGTTTTGCCGATGAGTATCACTGGAAAGACGGGGTGGGACCGAGGGAGAACCGGCCCAGGAGGATCAATACCCACTGGGGAAGGGTGATCGAGACGAACCACTTCGGTACGCATGAGTTCCTCGACCTCTGCGAGCTGTTGGGGTGTGAGCCCTACGTGGCGGCCAACGTGGGAAGCGGGACCGTGCAGGAGATGGGGGAATGGATAGAGTACATGACCTTTGGTGGTGATTCGGAGATGGCGGAGTGGCGCAGGAAGAATGGGCGTGAGAAACCCTGGCGGCTCCCCTATCTGGGGATAGGGAACGAGACGTGGGGGTGCGGGGGCAATATGCGTCCGGAGTTCTACGCCGATCTCTACAGGCGGTATCGGACCTATGTCCGTGATTACGGAGAGGAACCGATTTACAAGATCGCCTCGGGAGCGAACGTAGACGACTATCGGTGGACCGAGGTGCTCATGAGAGAGGCGGGCCACCTCATGGATGGGCTGAGCCTCCACTACTATACCGTGCCGGGAACCTGGGAGGAGAAAGGGGCCGCAACGGGTTTTCCCGAGGAGGAGTGGTTCGAGACCCTCAAAAAGGCACTCTTTATGGAAACGCTCATTGTGCGGCACGGCACGATCATGGACCGGTACGATCCGGAACGAAGGGTGGGGCTCATTGTGGACGAGTGGGGTACCTGGTACCGGGTGGAAGATGGCACCCATCCCGCGTTCCTCTATCAGCAGAACACCATCCGGGATGCCCTGGTCGCGGGGATCCATCTCAACGTGTTCAACCGTCACGCCTACAGGGTGAGGATGGCGAATCTCGCCCAGCTCGCCAATGTGCTCCAGGCCCTCTTTCTCACGGAAGGAGAGAAGGTGGTCTATACCCCCACGTACCATGTCTTCGACCTTTACGCTCCCCATCAGGAGGGGGAACATCTTCCCCTCCGTTACGAGGGAGATGAGTACCGGATGGGAAAGGAGGCGATTCCTCTCGTGAGTGCGTCCGCATCGAGGAAAAAAGGGAGGATCCACCTTACCTTGTGCAATCTCCATCACGAGAAACAGGTGGAACTCACCTGCGAGTTCATGGGCACCTCTGTCGCTTACCGGGAGGGGCATATACTCACCGCAGACACGCTCGATGCACACAATACGTTCGAAGATCCGGACAGGGTCGTGCCTCGGCCCTTCGATGGAGGAGTTGTCTCGAAGGAAGGGGTGGTGCGGACGGCCCTTCCTCCCAGATCCGTCGTGGCGCTGAACTTCTCGTCCGGGGAAAAGGGAGCGTGA
- a CDS encoding DUF1015 family protein — MNKSTSPDALQTLPLLPTTILLPDEGVDLHRWAVIACDQFTSQPEYWREVERIVGEAPSTLHLVLPEVHLDEPDLEARIARIHHTMRTYLDSRLLRPLPPGAVLTRRTTRYGRTRTGLLLAVDLEAYSYQDPASVSIIPTEATVPERIPPRLRIRRGAPLELPHTLLLVDDRHAPLIAPLAPHHTLYHTPLMLGGGTVAGVFIPEEDILPHLERTLPLLAAQGIIAAVGDGNHSLATAKALWEEHLRAGAPPTHPARYSLVEVVSIHDPGLAIEPIHRILFDTPLSALLDHLTPHATSHRPAPPDDIPTLLATHPSSAILYDGTSAHHLLLPPGTLPVETLQPLLDTFLSQHPGTRIDYTHGLAHTMDLAPRGTAILLPPIPREAIFEALSRRTVLPRKSFSLGEPEEKRYYLEARCIL; from the coding sequence ATGAACAAGAGCACATCGCCGGACGCACTTCAAACTCTCCCCCTACTCCCCACCACCATCCTCCTCCCCGACGAGGGCGTCGACCTCCATCGCTGGGCCGTGATCGCCTGCGATCAGTTCACCTCCCAGCCCGAGTACTGGCGCGAGGTGGAGCGCATCGTCGGGGAGGCCCCCTCCACCCTCCACCTCGTCCTCCCCGAAGTCCACCTGGACGAACCCGACCTCGAGGCGCGCATCGCCCGTATCCACCACACCATGCGCACCTATCTGGACTCCCGCCTCCTCCGCCCCCTCCCTCCCGGCGCCGTCCTCACCCGCCGCACCACCCGCTACGGCCGCACCAGAACCGGCCTCCTCCTCGCCGTGGACCTGGAGGCCTACTCCTACCAGGACCCCGCCTCCGTCTCCATCATCCCCACCGAAGCCACCGTCCCCGAACGCATCCCACCCCGCCTCCGCATCCGCCGCGGCGCCCCCCTCGAACTCCCCCACACCCTCCTCCTCGTCGACGACCGCCATGCACCCCTCATCGCCCCCCTCGCCCCGCACCACACCCTCTACCACACCCCCCTCATGCTCGGAGGCGGCACCGTGGCCGGCGTCTTCATCCCCGAGGAAGACATCCTCCCCCACCTGGAACGCACCCTCCCCCTGCTCGCCGCGCAAGGCATCATCGCCGCAGTAGGAGACGGCAACCACTCGCTCGCCACGGCGAAAGCCCTGTGGGAAGAACACCTGCGTGCAGGCGCCCCCCCCACCCACCCCGCCCGGTACAGCCTCGTGGAAGTGGTGAGCATCCACGACCCCGGCCTCGCCATAGAACCCATACACCGCATCCTCTTCGACACCCCCCTCTCCGCCCTTCTCGACCACCTCACCCCCCACGCGACATCCCACCGCCCCGCTCCGCCCGACGACATCCCCACCCTCCTCGCGACACACCCCTCGTCCGCCATCCTCTATGACGGGACCAGCGCCCACCACCTCCTCCTCCCCCCCGGCACCCTCCCTGTGGAGACCCTCCAACCCCTCCTCGACACCTTCCTCTCACAGCACCCCGGCACCCGCATCGACTACACCCACGGCCTCGCCCACACCATGGACCTCGCACCCCGAGGCACCGCCATCCTCCTCCCCCCCATCCCCCGGGAAGCCATCTTCGAGGCACTCTCCCGCCGCACCGTACTCCCGAGAAAAAGCTTTTCACTTGGAGAACCAGAAGAGAAGCGCTACTACCTCGAGGCCCGCTGCATCCTGTGA
- a CDS encoding sn-glycerol-1-phosphate dehydrogenase, with amino-acid sequence MRICEASCEEDLLSLLEGLHLEGDVLCVADEYTWEVQGKEVYQELRGHLGRSVRSFVFPGRKRLHPDEHAVGALTISAHSGVGMIVAVGSGTINDICRFVSFVLGIPYLVVATAPSMDGYASSVSPLLVNGKKQTFPAHVPFAVFASRRVLQEAPAELIRAGMGDMIGKRTALTDWRLSHRRKGEYYCPEVASLMEQAVDAALDSLRSGDGATGVDVTALMEGLVLSGLAMEYVGSSRPASGSEHHLVHYWEYRLLDAGVEPPFFHGSAVGVATLCIAHCYAFMSARLPDLVSDLGLVPPSPSEVHALLVSSGLKIRPAQLGIDGNLLHDSIRQASELRPHRYTILQMAREMDLIDDMADYVVSHLGG; translated from the coding sequence GTGCGTATCTGTGAAGCATCCTGTGAGGAGGACCTTCTCTCTCTTCTGGAAGGTCTACATCTGGAAGGGGATGTGCTGTGCGTGGCGGATGAGTACACATGGGAGGTACAGGGGAAGGAGGTATACCAGGAACTTAGAGGCCACCTGGGGCGATCCGTTCGATCGTTTGTCTTTCCGGGTCGGAAGAGACTTCATCCAGATGAGCACGCCGTAGGAGCGCTCACGATTTCCGCACATTCCGGGGTGGGCATGATCGTGGCCGTGGGCTCCGGCACTATCAACGATATATGCCGGTTCGTGTCGTTCGTGCTGGGCATCCCATACCTGGTGGTGGCGACTGCTCCCTCGATGGACGGCTATGCATCTTCCGTGAGCCCTCTCCTTGTGAACGGGAAGAAGCAGACCTTCCCCGCTCATGTGCCGTTCGCTGTCTTTGCGTCCCGGAGGGTGCTCCAGGAGGCACCGGCGGAATTGATCCGGGCCGGAATGGGAGATATGATAGGAAAAAGGACCGCCCTCACGGACTGGCGGCTCTCCCACAGGAGGAAGGGGGAATACTACTGTCCAGAAGTAGCATCCCTCATGGAGCAGGCGGTGGACGCGGCGCTCGACTCCCTTCGATCCGGAGACGGGGCAACGGGTGTGGACGTCACTGCCCTCATGGAGGGGCTCGTCCTTTCCGGTCTTGCGATGGAATACGTGGGCAGTTCCCGCCCTGCCTCCGGCTCGGAGCACCACCTCGTGCACTACTGGGAGTACAGACTCCTCGATGCGGGAGTGGAGCCTCCCTTTTTCCATGGGTCTGCCGTAGGAGTCGCTACGTTGTGTATCGCCCACTGCTATGCCTTCATGAGCGCACGCCTTCCAGATCTGGTTTCGGATCTGGGCCTTGTCCCTCCTTCTCCTTCGGAGGTGCATGCCTTGCTCGTGTCCTCGGGGTTGAAGATCAGGCCGGCACAATTGGGTATCGATGGGAATCTCCTCCATGACAGTATCCGTCAAGCGAGTGAACTGCGGCCCCATCGGTACACCATATTACAGATGGCACGAGAGATGGACCTCATCGATGACATGGCCGACTATGTGGTATCCCACCTGGGGGGATAA
- a CDS encoding arabinan endo-1,5-alpha-L-arabinosidase: protein MDGGEDPAITEKYTRSIDIYDPTTWGPLNVHDPELFQDDDGTFYVFSTDASIGNTWQGGVQVRRSKDLVHWECLPEPALGMWDEEMKEWLGFSSDAEAYTWAPSVVKLNGRYYMYHGVIVDVPDNDNRPRAWIGLAIADTPIGPYLPADEYDPSTYSCSTVVRYTFTRTPGTIDEDCLNESGGDWSKGFGAIDPEVVFDVEGHMWLTYGSWKGGIAILELDPTTGMPIDGYPADTIENGYGTLIAGGNGIAIEGACIFQYGEYYYLFYSLGDLLYDYSIRVGRRPISEGIVGPYYDSEGRDLTTLTWEESHRYGNKILGAHQFECQYGWRNPGGQSLLITQDGRILMAHHTRTTFRESWYFYLQVRQIYFTEDGWPVANPNEYAGETLREMNPTEFAGTYKVIHTKRGTSWGFVSTYEGTQSSDEVNLEDAIETVSENVTFHPEGTISGAYQGTWSISNHYHITIQLEDNQGTLLGTYKGIVSDALDWSRIGDVERHTLTFTAFCPETGEYFFGNKE, encoded by the coding sequence GTGGATGGCGGAGAAGATCCTGCAATCACAGAAAAGTACACACGTTCCATCGACATCTACGATCCCACGACGTGGGGACCTTTGAACGTCCACGACCCCGAACTATTCCAGGACGATGACGGCACCTTCTATGTGTTCTCCACCGATGCAAGCATTGGAAACACCTGGCAAGGAGGCGTCCAGGTCCGTCGATCGAAGGACCTCGTACACTGGGAATGCCTGCCTGAACCGGCCCTCGGCATGTGGGACGAGGAGATGAAGGAGTGGCTCGGATTCTCCTCTGATGCAGAGGCCTATACCTGGGCTCCCTCAGTGGTGAAACTCAACGGCCGCTACTACATGTACCACGGGGTCATCGTGGACGTCCCCGACAATGACAACCGACCCCGTGCCTGGATCGGTCTTGCCATAGCCGACACGCCTATCGGCCCGTATCTCCCGGCCGACGAGTATGATCCCTCCACCTATTCTTGTTCCACTGTGGTCCGCTACACCTTCACGAGGACTCCCGGAACGATCGACGAGGATTGCCTCAACGAGAGCGGAGGAGACTGGTCGAAAGGGTTCGGAGCCATTGACCCCGAGGTGGTCTTCGATGTGGAAGGGCACATGTGGCTCACCTATGGCTCATGGAAAGGGGGGATCGCCATACTCGAACTCGATCCCACTACCGGCATGCCGATCGACGGTTATCCTGCGGATACCATAGAAAACGGATACGGGACCCTGATCGCGGGTGGGAATGGAATAGCAATCGAAGGAGCGTGCATCTTTCAATATGGAGAGTACTACTATCTCTTCTACTCCCTGGGAGACCTCCTCTATGACTACAGTATACGGGTGGGACGTCGTCCGATCTCCGAAGGCATCGTAGGGCCATATTACGATTCCGAAGGAAGAGATCTCACCACACTCACCTGGGAGGAATCCCATAGATACGGGAACAAGATCCTTGGTGCTCATCAGTTTGAATGTCAATACGGCTGGAGGAATCCAGGAGGACAATCGCTCCTCATCACTCAGGATGGCAGGATCCTCATGGCCCACCATACGAGGACTACATTCAGAGAGAGCTGGTACTTCTATCTCCAGGTGAGACAAATCTACTTCACTGAAGACGGATGGCCGGTGGCCAATCCCAACGAATACGCCGGGGAAACCTTGAGAGAGATGAATCCTACGGAATTCGCAGGGACCTATAAAGTCATCCACACGAAAAGAGGAACCAGTTGGGGATTCGTTTCAACCTATGAAGGTACCCAGAGCTCCGACGAAGTGAATCTGGAAGATGCGATCGAGACGGTATCCGAGAATGTGACCTTTCACCCGGAGGGTACGATCTCAGGAGCCTACCAAGGCACCTGGTCGATCTCGAACCACTACCACATCACCATCCAGCTCGAGGACAACCAGGGGACCCTCCTCGGGACCTACAAGGGCATCGTGAGCGATGCCCTGGACTGGTCACGAATAGGTGATGTGGAGAGACACACTCTCACCTTCACTGCATTCTGCCCGGAAACGGGAGAATATTTCTTCGGCAACAAGGAGTAA
- a CDS encoding alpha-N-arabinofuranosidase, with protein sequence MQQAKIILDRDFVIGEVDRYLYGSFIEHLGRAVYSGIYEPGHPDADEQGFRKDVLQLVKDLGVTIVRYPGGNFASGYNWTDGIGPRDRRPRRLELAWRSIETNEVGIDEFVDWARKAGVDVMAAVNLGTGTPQEAGYFIEYCNHPSGTYWSDLRIEYGHKDPHSIKVWCLGNEMDGPWQICHLEADDYGKKALETAKIMKWVDPEIKLVASGSSTSFMPTFPEWDRTILEYLYDHVEYISLHRYYENEGDVDDFLASFVDMDRFIRAVVATADFVKAKKRSAKSLMLSFDEWNVWYQKKLKLMPWETAPPILEDRYSLLDALVVGGLISTLINNADRVKMACLAQLVNVIAPIYTERGGRAIKQTIYHPFRLAARYGRGEALKPIVKAPTYGTRSYEEVPLVYPAATYDEASGDITVFVLNTSQDVPVKVELDFRSFDGVSFAEHIVLDGPDLHAINTFEEPDKVHPRREKRVEPMKTDVFSVTLPRLSWNVLRFRRNRDE encoded by the coding sequence ATGCAACAGGCGAAGATCATTCTCGATCGTGATTTCGTGATCGGAGAGGTGGATCGGTATCTCTACGGTTCGTTCATCGAGCACCTCGGACGAGCAGTCTATTCCGGGATCTATGAGCCGGGGCACCCGGATGCCGATGAGCAGGGATTCAGGAAGGATGTCCTTCAGCTGGTGAAGGATCTGGGAGTCACCATCGTGAGGTATCCCGGAGGAAATTTCGCCTCCGGCTACAACTGGACCGATGGTATTGGTCCGAGAGATCGTCGTCCCAGAAGGTTGGAGCTCGCCTGGCGTTCCATCGAGACGAACGAGGTGGGCATAGACGAGTTCGTTGACTGGGCCCGCAAGGCGGGTGTGGATGTGATGGCTGCCGTCAACCTCGGGACCGGTACCCCTCAGGAGGCGGGGTACTTCATCGAGTACTGCAATCACCCGTCGGGTACGTACTGGAGCGATCTCAGGATCGAGTACGGACACAAGGATCCTCATTCGATCAAGGTATGGTGCCTGGGAAACGAGATGGATGGTCCTTGGCAGATCTGCCATCTCGAGGCAGACGATTACGGCAAGAAGGCCCTGGAGACGGCGAAGATCATGAAATGGGTGGACCCGGAGATAAAGCTGGTGGCGAGTGGGAGTTCCACCTCCTTCATGCCCACGTTCCCGGAATGGGACAGGACGATTCTCGAATACCTCTACGATCATGTGGAGTACATCTCCCTCCATCGTTATTACGAGAACGAGGGAGACGTGGATGATTTCTTGGCTTCTTTCGTGGATATGGATCGGTTCATCCGTGCGGTGGTGGCCACAGCGGATTTCGTGAAGGCGAAGAAGAGGAGCGCCAAGTCGCTCATGCTCTCGTTCGATGAATGGAATGTGTGGTATCAGAAGAAGCTGAAACTCATGCCCTGGGAGACGGCACCTCCCATCCTCGAGGACAGATATTCGTTGCTCGATGCGCTGGTGGTGGGGGGACTGATCTCTACATTGATAAACAATGCCGATCGGGTCAAGATGGCGTGTCTGGCTCAGCTTGTGAATGTGATCGCGCCCATCTATACTGAACGGGGGGGGAGGGCCATCAAGCAGACCATCTACCATCCTTTCCGGCTCGCTGCCAGGTATGGGAGAGGTGAGGCTCTCAAACCCATCGTGAAGGCTCCCACCTATGGAACGAGGAGCTATGAGGAGGTCCCCTTGGTCTATCCTGCCGCCACCTACGATGAGGCGTCGGGTGACATCACGGTGTTCGTGCTCAACACCTCCCAGGATGTCCCCGTGAAGGTGGAGCTGGATTTCCGGTCCTTCGATGGGGTTTCCTTCGCGGAGCATATAGTCCTGGATGGTCCTGATCTCCATGCGATCAACACCTTCGAGGAGCCGGACAAGGTGCACCCCCGTCGAGAGAAACGTGTGGAACCGATGAAAACGGATGTCTTTTCGGTTACCCTCCCCAGACTGTCATGGAACGTGCTCAGGTTCAGGAGGAATCGTGATGAATAG